The Collibacillus ludicampi region ATGATCTCGGTCTCCGGCAGTCAGACTACGAGTGCTAAGATCCGTGGTCAAAGGGAAACAGCCCAGACCATCAGCTAAGGTCCCAAAATTCCGGTTAAGTGGGAAACGATGTGGCGGTGCACAGACAACCAGGATGTTGGCTTAGAAGCAGCCACCATTTAAAGAGTGCGTAATAGCTCACTGGTCGAGTGACGCTGCGCGGAAAATGTAACGGGGCTCAAACCGGATACCGAAGCTATGGATGGATCGTTCGTCACCGTGGACGTCATGGTGAATGAGACATTTTCTGCGAATGCTATCCGCAAGGATCCTTCAAAAGCATTCGCCAAAATCGCCCGCTCAAACCGCGGGTGGCCATGAGTCTAGGGTGACGAACGATCTGTGGTAGGGGAGCGTTCTTGTTGCGGTGAAGTCAGACCGTGAGGACTGGTGGAGCGGCAAGAAGTGAGAATGCCGGTATAAGTAGCGAAAAGACAGGTGAGAATCCTGTCCACCGAAAGCCTAAGGGTTCCTGGGGAAGGCTCGTCCGCCCAGGGTTAGTCGGGACCTAAGCCGAGGCCGAAAGGCGTAGGCGATGGACAACAGGTGGAAATTCCTGTACCACCATGCAGCCGTTTGAGCGATGGAGTGACGCAGAAGGATAGGGTGAGCGGACGATTGGATGTCCGTGCAAGCAGCGAGGCTGAGAGGCAGGCAAATCCGTCTCTCGGTAAGGCTGAGCTGTGACGCCGAGCGAATTCAAGTAGCGAAGTCCCTGATTTCACGCTGCCAAGAAAAGCTTCTAGCGAGGCTGCTGGTGCCCGTACCGCAAACCGACACAGGTAGGCGAGGAGAGAATCCTAAGGTGCTCGGAAGAACTCTCGTTAAGGAACTCGGCAAAATGGCCCCGTAACTTCGGGAGAAGGGGCGCTCCGGTAGGGTGATGAGCCCGAGGGAGCCGCAGTGAAAAGGCCCAAGCGACTGTTTAGCAAAACACAGGTCTCTGCTAAGCCGTAAGGCGACGTATAGGGCTGACGCCTGCCCGGTGCTGGAAGGTTAAGGGAAGGGTTAGCGCAAGCGAAGCTCTGAACCGAAGCCCCAGTAAACGGCGGCCGTAACTATAACGGTCCTAAGGTAGCGAAATTCCTTGTCGGGTAAGTTCCGACCCGCACGAATGGCGTAACGACTTGGGCGCTGTCTCGACGAGAGATCCGGTGAAATTGTAATACCTGTGAAGATGCAGGTTACCCGTGGCTAGACGGAAAGACCCCATGGAGCTTGACTGTAGCTTGATATGGAAGATGGGTATCTCATGTACAGGATAGGTGGGAGGCTTGGAAATCAGGGCGCCAGCCTTGGTGGAGCCGCCGTTGGGATACCACCCTTGAGGTACTGATCTTCTAACCTGTGCCCGTCATCCGGGCAAGGGACAATGTCAGGCGGGCAGTTTGACTGGGGCGGTCGCCTCCTAAAAGGTAACGGAGGCGCCCAAGGGTTCCCTCAGCGCGGTTGGAAATCGCGCTTCGAGTGCAAAGGCATAAGGGAGCTTGACTGCGAGACATACAGGTCGAGCAGGGACGAAAGTCGGGCTTAGTGATCCGGCGGTTCCAAGTGGAAGGGCCGTCGCTCAACGGATAAAAGCTACCCTGGGGATAACAGGCTTATCTCCCCAAGAGTCCACATCGACGGGGAGGTTTGGCACCTCGATGTCGGCTCATCGCATCCTGGGGCTGTAGTTGGTCCCAAGGGTTGGGCTGTTCGCCCATTAAAGCGGTACGCGAGCTGGGTTCAGAACGTCGTGAGACAGTTCGGTCCCTATCTGCCACGGGCGCAGGAAGTTTGAGAGGAGTTGTCCTTAGTACGAGAGGACCGGGATGAACCGACCGCTGGTGTCTCAGTTGTGGTGCCAACCGCATCGCTGAGTAGCTATGTCGGGCCGGGATAAGCGCTGAAAGCATCTAAGCGCGAAGCCCCCCTCAAGATAAGACTTCCCACTCGGTCAACGAGGTAAGACCCCCTGAAGATGACAGGGTAGATAGGCGGGAGGTGTAAGCACCGTGAGGTGTTGAGCTGACCCGTACTAATCGGTCGAGGGCTTAACCTAAATCCCATGCGCGGTCGCATTCGCTTTCAGTTATGAGGGAACCCCCTCACCCACTTATTCCTCGATAGCTCAGCGGTAGAGCATCCGGCTGTTAACCGGAGGGTCGTAGGTTCGAATCCTACTCGAGGAGCCATCTTATCATATTACTGTCTAGTGGCAATGGCGGAGAGGACACACCCGTTCCCATCCCGAACACGGAAGTTAAGCTCTCCAGCGCCAATGGTACTTGGGGCGGGAGCCCCCGGGAGAGTAGGTCGCTGCTAGGCAACAAATAAGGGTTCTTCCTGAAATGAGGAAGAACCCTTTTGTATTATGCCAGCAATTCAAATCTTAACTTTTTGCGATGTAACATTTGTTAGCGACTGAATCCCACCGAAAAGAGAAGTGAGTGGTTGGGGAGGTAGGGATCGAACCTACGCATGACGGAGTCAAAGTCCGTTGCCTTACCGCTTGGCTACTCCCCAATACATGTACATTTTACTGCTCTCTTATTTGGATGTTTTCTAATCCTTTTTTATAGTTCCGCGTAGGATGATCTTTTATACACATCCGACATTGATTGTTTCATTCGTCTCTTTTACAAAAATCGAGAACCAATCAAGTCCTAAACCAGGACCATCAGAGAATGAAAAGTTTCTTGTGCGGGAAGAGAAGTTTAAGTCGCCGCAAGCAACCGAGTTGCTTTTGGGTGGATGATATCGCTTTGCAATGCAGAGGTGAGTGGAAGGTCGTTCCGCTTCCTTTTGGACGTAAAAGGGCATATGCTTTACGCGTAATAGCGACTTTGGAGGTCGTCTCGCTTCCCTTTTTAGTATGGGGTATATGCTTTGCGCGTAATAGCGACCTTGAAGCTCGTCTCGCAACATTTGAATAGATTCTATCGTGCGAGACGACTTCCACGGAGCATGAACGTCAAGCATATGCCCTCTGAGACGACTTCACGGGGCATGAGCGCAAAGCATATGCACGTAGACGACCTTCATCGAACCCAAGCGCAAAGCGATCCATCTGCCCAAGCACGAATTTTCCATGGGGCCACTCATGCCGCAAGCGGCGCCATCATATGATCAATGCGTTTGTCACTCTTTTCCACGGATGAAATCGCTCACATCAAGCCGGTTCTTCACACGCACACGCACGAATGCGATTTTGGTGGACAATCGCCCTAAGTAAAAAATTAAAGGAATTGCGATGATGTGCAAGATAAGCATACTGTTCATAAGCCATCCCCTTTACCCACTCGATTCTACATCCTTATTACGACTCTATGATCAAATTCTATGAAACATGCATAGAATTAAAGTTGAAGTTCGTTTTTATAACGCGAACGGAACCCTCTATTCAATCTTTCCGCTGGGATTCCGAGGTAACGATAACGTATTTACGCATCGCACGTCGATGCTCGGTCTGGAAACGCAAGGAAAGATCCGTCATCAGAGCCTCCTTGCAAAACTTTTATTCTTCATAATATTGTATAATAGAAGCAATAAAAAGATTACGGAGATCTGACAATGAATTTTCGTATTTGTACTCTACTCAATGAGGATGGTTCTGATATAATTCAATGTGGAATATGATTAGGACGACGCTGTGAGAAAGGGAATACCTGTTAGGAAAGTCATTTGAGATCTTGCACAAACTAGTTAAGACGACAGGCAGGTAGGAGGACTTTATCGATGTTTATGTCACTGGCGTTGACATTCATCATAGCGTTTGGCGTTGTATACGCTCTGATCCCTTTTTTAAGAAAGGTTGCTTTAAAGATCGGTTTTGTTGACATGCCGAACAAGCGGAAGATCCACCAAGATCCGATTCCACTGATCGGTGGAACAGCTATGGTGATCGGATATTATGTGACTACATGTTTCATGGGAGATTACAGTGGAGATAACCGTAAGTATATCGGGATGGTTTTCGGTGGGCTCCTCATGTTTATCGTCGGCTTGATCGATGATTTTGCGAAAACGAGAGGAAAAGATTTTCCGGCGTTACCCAAGCTTATGGCGCAATTTATAGCAGCGGGCATTCTGGTCTACTCGGGAATCAAGATCAATGGGATCACGATTCCGTTTGGTTCTCACGGGTATCTGGTTTTTCACGAATGGGTAAAAGTATTGACTACGCTGATATGGGTCGTGGCGATCACGAATATGTTTAATTTTCTTGACGGCATTGACGGTTTGGCCGGGGGAATTGCGGCTATCTCCGCCATGAGCCTCGTTTTCATATCGATCCTCAAAGGTCAGCCGATTTCTGCCATGTTTGCCATGACGTTGATCGGTATATCCATTGCATTTTTGCGGCATAATTTTCATCCCGCAAGAATCTTTATGGGGGATTCAGGGTCTACGTTTCTCGGCTTCACGTTGGCGGCGATCGCGGTTGATGGAGCGTTCAAATCCGCCACGCTGGTTTCCGTCTTGGTACCGGTCCTGGCGCTGGGCGTCCCGATCTTCGATACGTTATATGTAATCATCAAGCGGTTCCGTGAGAGACGTCCTATTTACAAAGCGGATAAGAGTCACACACACCATCAATTGATGCGCATGGGTCTCACGCAAGTACAGACGGTGTCATTCTTGTATTTGCTTGGCATCAGCTTTTCCCTGGCATCCATTGTCGTGTTGCTGCTCAATCGTTAGTTAATAAGCGCAGTTACGGACAGCTAAGCGACCATTTGAACAATGGGGATCTTACGTGTAACGGTCTACCCTGCGAAAAGATGTGCCTTTGTGGTACGTCTTTTTTTTCTGTGTTATAATCATGGAATGAAATTTTAGCTCGTCATTTTGAACGGGAGGTGTCTCTATGGCGATCAGTTTGGAGCAAGTGGAACATGTTGCCAATTTGGCACGATTGGCTTTGGATGAGAAGGAGAAAGAGCAGTTGACTCAGCAACTCAACAAGATTCTCGAGTATGCGAATCAATTGCAGGAGCTGGATGTTGAAGATGTGCCCCCAACAAGTCACGTATTGCCTTTGAAAAATGTACTTCGAGAAGATAAGGCACGGACATGGCTCACGAATGAAGAAGCGCTCGCCAACGCGCCGGATTCGGCCGACGGACAATTCCGCGTGCCTGCGGTTTTGGAGGGATAGAAACTGATGAGCATATTGGAATCATCCATTCGGGAAATACATACGAAAATTCGCGATAAAGAAATCAAACCGTCTGAATTGACAGAGGCAGCGCTGAAACGAATCTCTGAAACGGACGAACGCGTGAAAGCGTATTTGCTTGTTGTAGGCGAACAGGCAATGGAAGAGGCAAAAAAATTGGATCAATTACCGGAAGGAGAACTTCCGTTACTTTACGGAATCCCGGGGGCTATCAAGGACAATATGGTAACCCGCGGAATTCGCACGACTTGCGCCAGCAAAATCCTCAGTAACTACATTCCGCCTTATAATGCGACGGCTGTTAACAAGTTGCAGGATAACCGTTTCGTTCTGATTGGAAAAACGAATATGGATGAGTTCGCGATGGGCTCTTCCAATGAGAACTCCGGTTTCTTTTCTACAAAAAATCCATGGGATTTGGAACGCGTACCTGGCGGTTCGTCCGGAGGATCGGCCGCAACGGTGGCAGCCAAACAGGTTCCTTTCTCCCTCGGTTCCGATACGGGTGGATCGATTCGTCAACCGGCGGCCTATTGCGGTGTAGTCGGCTTAAAACCGACGTATGGTCTCGTTTCCCGTTTTGGTCTGGTCGCATTCGCTTCATCGCTGGATCAGATCGGACCTTTCACACGCACGGTGGAAGACTGTGCGATCGTCCTGCAAGCGATTGTAGGACACGATCCGAATGATTCCACTTCTGCCAACGTGGAGATTCCCGATTACCTCTCCGCATTGACAGGGGATATTAAAGGGTTGAAGGTGGCGATCCCCAAAGAATATTTTCATGCGGAAGGCGCTGATCCGGAAGTGTTGGAACAGGTCCGGAACGCGATTCGCGTGCTGGAAGGGCTCGGGGCAACGGTTGACGAAGTCTCATTGCCGCACACGAAATATGCGGTGGCTACGTATTATTTGCTCGCACCGGCGGAGGCATCTTCCAATTTGGCCCGCTATGACGGTGTTCGTTATGGTGTGCGTGCGGAAGGTGCTATGAATCTGGTGGATATGTACAAAAAGACGCGCTCGGAAGGATTCGGCCCGGAAGTGAAACGCCGGATCATGTTAGGTACCTATGCACTTTCTTCCGGCTATTATGATGCGTATTATTTGCGTGCGCAAAAAACACGTACATTGATCAAACAGGATTTCGATCGCGTATTCGCCGACTATGATGTGATCGTTTCGCCGACAGCGCCGACAGTCGCATTCAAGTCCGGGGAGAAGATCGACGATCCACTGACCATGTATTTGAATGATATCTATACGATTCCGGTCAATCTCGCCGGCATTCCGGCGATATCGGTTCCTTGCGGGCTCGTGAACGGACTGCCGGTTGGTTTGCAAATCATTGGGAAGGCATTCGATGAAGCGACCATGCTGCGAGTCGCTCATGCGTATGAGCAAGCGGCAGGATTTTCCGCACAGCCGCAATTGTAAGAGGGGGTAGGAAATCACATGTTATTTGAGACAGTTATCGGCTTGGAAGTTCACGTGGAGATGGCTACCCGATCGAAAATCTTCTGCGGCTGCTCAACAGAATTCGGTGCACCTCCGAACACGAACGTGTGTCCGATTTGCCTGGGACACCCAGGAGTGTTGCCCGTACTCAATCAAAAGGCGTTGGAATTGGCGATCAAAGCCGCAATGGCTTTGAACTGTGAAATTGCAGAAGAAAGCAAGTTCGACCGGAAAAACTATTTTTACCCAGATCTCCCGAAAGCTTATCAAATCTCGCAATACGATAAGCCGATCGGTCAGAACGGCTATATCGACATCGAAGTGAATGGCGAGACGAAGCGGATTGGTATCACTCGCGTGCATCTCGAAGAGGACGCTGGGAAGTCGAACCATGCTCCGGACGGAACCCATACGCTCGTTGATTTCAACCGGGTAGGCGTACCGCTGATCGAGATCGTTTCTGAACCGGATATCCGTTCGCCTGAAGAAGCGCGTGCCTACTTGGAAAAATTGAAAGCGATCATGCAGTATTGCGAGATTTCCGACTGCAAGATGGAAGAAGGATCGCTGCGCTGTGACGCAAACATTTCTTTACGTCCGAAGGGTTCCACTGTATTCGGAACCAAAACCGAGTTGAAGAATATGAACTCGTTCCGCAATGTGCAACGCGGTCTGGAATATGAGCAAGAGCGCCAGGCGAAAATCCTCTTGTCCGGCGGACAAGTCGTGCAGGAGACGCGTCGTTGGGACGATGTCAAGAACGAAACGACTGTGATGCGTTCCAAGGAGGAAGCGCATGATTACCGCTACTTCCCGGAACCCGATTTGGTCAAAGTCATCATCGATGATGAGATGAAAAAGCGGATTCGCGCGACCATCCCCGAATTGCCGACGGAACGGAAAAACCGCTATATCAGGGAGTTCGGATTGCCTGCATATGATGCGGAGGTACTTACGGCTTCAAAAGCGGTGGCCGACTTCTTCGAAGCGACACTGCAGCATACAAATCAGGCGAAGGCTGTTTCGAACTGGATCATGGGTGAGCTTCTTGGCCATCTGAATGCAGCCGGTATGGAAATTCATGATTCGAAGATCAAGCCGGAACATTTGGGTAAATTGATTAACGCGATCGAGAAAGGTACGATTTCCACCAAGATTGCGAAAACCGTTTTTGAAGAGATGTTTAATACGGGTAACGATCCTGAGACGATCATTGAAGAAAAAGGTTTGGTGCAAATTAGCGATGTAGGTGAAATCACAAGGATCGTAGACGAAGTGATCGCCGCGAATCCCAAATCTGTGGAAGACTTCAAGAACGGGAAAGAGCGGGCTTTGGGGGCGCTCGTCGGTCAAGTCATGAAAGCCACGAAAGGGAAAGCCAATCCGCAAATGGTCAATACGATCATTCGTGAACGGATTCAATAGCGAAAGAGAAAGAGGCCCCAAGCGATTGCTTGGGGTTCCTCCTATTGGGGGTAAGACTCGATGGCGAAGCAACGACCGCGTGCAAGATTGATCTACAATCCTACATCAGGTAAGGAAATCATGCGGAACGTATTAGCTGACGTTCTGGATATCCTCGAGCAGGGGGGACTGGAGACGTCTTGCCATATGACTAAGAATATCGCGGGAGATGCGACAAGAGCGGCGGCCGAAGCGGCAAACGAAGGTTTCGATTATGTGATTGCTGCTGGCGGTGACGGAACGGTGAGTGAGGTGGTCAACGGGCTTGCTTCCGCATCCCGCCGTCCCGTACTTGGTATCATTCCTGCCGGTACATCAAATGATTTGGCGAAGTCACTGAATATCCCGCGCGATATCAAGGCGGCCTGTAAACAGATTGTCAAGTTTCAGACAGTTCCCCTCGATATCGGCGAAGCGGATGGGAGATATTTTGTAAACATTGCCGGTTGCGGGCGTTTGACAGAGATTACATATGAGGTTCCGAGCAAACTGAAGACGATGCTCGGACAATTGGCTTATTATGTGAAGGGATTGGAGAAACTACCGATGCTCCGTCCGATCCATATCGAAGTGGAGGCACGTAATTTTGCGTACTCCGGCAAAGCGATGCTGTGTCTCATCGCCAACTCCAATACGGTCGGGGGATTTGAAAAACTGGCACCGAAAGCCCGCCTGGATGACGGGTTGCTGGATGTGATCATCGTTAAACAGGTGAGCCTTCCGCATTTGATCCGGCTCGCGACAGCCGCATTGCGCGGGGAACATATCGCGAGTGACCGGGTGGTTTATTATCAAACGGATTGCCTGCGCGTACATTCCGTTGATCACGTGGATCTGAATTTCGACGGAGAATATGGGGGACCTTTGCCGAGAACGTTTAAAGCATGCAAGCACCATCTGAAGGTCTTGATCTAAGGAGGCATCATATGACAGCTCTCAACAGGGGAGGAGACTCGTTTATCGATCGTTCCTTACCAATGTTTTGCCAACATGTCGCGCTTCCTGATCTACCGAGTCCTACGGGTGGCGCCGTGGCAGGGGTTACAGGCGCGTTATTGGCGAGTTTGAGCGAACTCGTTTTACGCGTAACGGTAAACCATCTGCCAGCCCATCAAAGGACGGATGATGCGAACGAATGGAAAGATCTTATCGCCGCGATGGAAGAGTTTCGCCGTAAACTGTTAGCCTACAGTGAAGAAGATGTCTATGAAGTGGAAAAGTTGGCTCATGGACAGCGGGAATCTTGTGTCCGCAAACAGATCGCTGCACTTGCGAAGATCGCGAGCCATCTGGTCAAGGTCTTGCGATCGCTCGAACAGGTCGCGGATCGTTTGCATCCATCCGTGCTGGCTGATGCACGCGCAGTCGCTCACCTGGGTAAGGGAGCGGCAGACGCGATCTATGAGATTGAGATTGCGAATATCCGCATGCACGGAGACGGTGATTCCGTTCTCTTGCAACGGATCGCAATGTGGCGAGAGGATGCGCATCTTGCAGTCGATGGGATTTTGGCGAAAACGAATTTGATTGTCTGAACTCCTTGGCGATCGTGCAATGTCAAAAATGAAAAGACGATCTGGAAAATGAGGTGGAAGGATGGCCAAGCAGGTTCTTGGCGTACCGGTGAAGCAAAATCAAATCATTGAACTCGATATCCATGGGATGAGTCATGAAGGGGAAGGCGTCGGCAAGTACGAAGGATTTACCGTGTTTGTAGCGGGCGCTCTTACGGGAGAGCGGGTGCGCGTAAAAATCATGAAGGTACATAAAAGCTTTGCCGTGAGTCGGCTGCTTGAGGTCGTCGCCCCGAGCGATGTGCGTATGGATCCTCCTTGCCCCATTTATCACCAATGTGGCGGATGCCATCTCCAACATGTGAGCTATGAGGCGCAATTGGTTCATAAACGACAGATTGTCGTCGATGCACTGGAGCGGATCGGGAAGCTTAGCCATGTGCTTGTACATCCCACTTTAGGAATGAAGGAACCTTGGAAGTATCGCAACAAATCCCAGGTTCCAGTGAGTCTCGTGAACGGACACGTCGTGGCAGGTTTTTATGCGCCAAGAACCCATGAAATCATCGATATGGAAGGATGCCCGATTCAGCATCCCTATGCGGATGATATACTCAAAACGGTCAAACAAGCGATCGCTGAACTGGGAGTTGTGCCTTATGATGAGATCGGTCACAAAGGATTGATCCGCCATATCGTCTCTCGCATCGGCTTCTTTACAGGCGAAACGATGGTTGTTCTCGTGACCAATGGGCGCTATTTGCCCAAGAAAGACCGATTGATTGAGCGGTTACGACGAGAAATTCCACATCTAGTCTCAATCGTGCAGAATATCAATACGGCAAAGACGAACGTGATTTTCGGACAGGAATCGATCACCTTATGGGGAAAAGATACGATCACCGATTACATCGGGGACATCCAGTTTGAAATTTCTCCGCGATCCTTTTTCCAAGTGAATCCTGTACAAACGCGCGTTTTGTATGAAAAAGCACTCGAATACGCGCAATTGACAGGAGTGGAAGAAGTAATTGACGCATATTGCGGGATCGGAACGATCTCCCTATTTCTAGCGAAAAAGGCGAGGCACGTCTATGGGGTCGAAGTCATTCCTGAAGCGATCGAAGATGCGAAGAAAAACGCCGAGCGAAACGGTATTTCGAACGTTGATTTTATCGTGGGCAAAGCGGAAGAAGTCATCCCATTTTTGAACAAAGATAAAGGGGTTTCCGCAGACGTCGTGGTCGTCGATCCTCCTCGCAAAGGATGTGACGAAGCTCTTTTGCAGACGATCGCAACGATGCGTCCGGAGCGGGTCGTTTATGTAAGTTGTAACCCGAGCACGTTGGCCAGAGACTTACGATACTTGGAGGATCACGGGTATCAAACTCTCGAGGTACAACCGGTGGACATGTTCCCGCAAACCTATCATGTGGAAGCTGTAGTATCGATTGTACGAAATGACTAAGTAAAGGTTTCCAGAATCTAGCAGAATAGTTCCCTCACTCACTGGGAACCTCATCATTCTCGAATTGGTATTAAATTCTCGTTGGCATCTTTTTAAGCTTGCTGAATTTACCATGGGTTTGTTACAATCAATCCGAGTATTTTGGAGGGCGAATCCATTGGAAT contains the following coding sequences:
- a CDS encoding cyclodeaminase/cyclohydrolase family protein; this encodes MTALNRGGDSFIDRSLPMFCQHVALPDLPSPTGGAVAGVTGALLASLSELVLRVTVNHLPAHQRTDDANEWKDLIAAMEEFRRKLLAYSEEDVYEVEKLAHGQRESCVRKQIAALAKIASHLVKVLRSLEQVADRLHPSVLADARAVAHLGKGAADAIYEIEIANIRMHGDGDSVLLQRIAMWREDAHLAVDGILAKTNLIV
- the gatA gene encoding Asp-tRNA(Asn)/Glu-tRNA(Gln) amidotransferase subunit GatA, with the protein product MSILESSIREIHTKIRDKEIKPSELTEAALKRISETDERVKAYLLVVGEQAMEEAKKLDQLPEGELPLLYGIPGAIKDNMVTRGIRTTCASKILSNYIPPYNATAVNKLQDNRFVLIGKTNMDEFAMGSSNENSGFFSTKNPWDLERVPGGSSGGSAATVAAKQVPFSLGSDTGGSIRQPAAYCGVVGLKPTYGLVSRFGLVAFASSLDQIGPFTRTVEDCAIVLQAIVGHDPNDSTSANVEIPDYLSALTGDIKGLKVAIPKEYFHAEGADPEVLEQVRNAIRVLEGLGATVDEVSLPHTKYAVATYYLLAPAEASSNLARYDGVRYGVRAEGAMNLVDMYKKTRSEGFGPEVKRRIMLGTYALSSGYYDAYYLRAQKTRTLIKQDFDRVFADYDVIVSPTAPTVAFKSGEKIDDPLTMYLNDIYTIPVNLAGIPAISVPCGLVNGLPVGLQIIGKAFDEATMLRVAHAYEQAAGFSAQPQL
- the gatC gene encoding Asp-tRNA(Asn)/Glu-tRNA(Gln) amidotransferase subunit GatC, which encodes MAISLEQVEHVANLARLALDEKEKEQLTQQLNKILEYANQLQELDVEDVPPTSHVLPLKNVLREDKARTWLTNEEALANAPDSADGQFRVPAVLEG
- a CDS encoding MraY family glycosyltransferase, with amino-acid sequence MFMSLALTFIIAFGVVYALIPFLRKVALKIGFVDMPNKRKIHQDPIPLIGGTAMVIGYYVTTCFMGDYSGDNRKYIGMVFGGLLMFIVGLIDDFAKTRGKDFPALPKLMAQFIAAGILVYSGIKINGITIPFGSHGYLVFHEWVKVLTTLIWVVAITNMFNFLDGIDGLAGGIAAISAMSLVFISILKGQPISAMFAMTLIGISIAFLRHNFHPARIFMGDSGSTFLGFTLAAIAVDGAFKSATLVSVLVPVLALGVPIFDTLYVIIKRFRERRPIYKADKSHTHHQLMRMGLTQVQTVSFLYLLGISFSLASIVVLLLNR
- the rlmD gene encoding 23S rRNA (uracil(1939)-C(5))-methyltransferase RlmD translates to MAKQVLGVPVKQNQIIELDIHGMSHEGEGVGKYEGFTVFVAGALTGERVRVKIMKVHKSFAVSRLLEVVAPSDVRMDPPCPIYHQCGGCHLQHVSYEAQLVHKRQIVVDALERIGKLSHVLVHPTLGMKEPWKYRNKSQVPVSLVNGHVVAGFYAPRTHEIIDMEGCPIQHPYADDILKTVKQAIAELGVVPYDEIGHKGLIRHIVSRIGFFTGETMVVLVTNGRYLPKKDRLIERLRREIPHLVSIVQNINTAKTNVIFGQESITLWGKDTITDYIGDIQFEISPRSFFQVNPVQTRVLYEKALEYAQLTGVEEVIDAYCGIGTISLFLAKKARHVYGVEVIPEAIEDAKKNAERNGISNVDFIVGKAEEVIPFLNKDKGVSADVVVVDPPRKGCDEALLQTIATMRPERVVYVSCNPSTLARDLRYLEDHGYQTLEVQPVDMFPQTYHVEAVVSIVRND
- a CDS encoding diacylglycerol kinase, which gives rise to MAKQRPRARLIYNPTSGKEIMRNVLADVLDILEQGGLETSCHMTKNIAGDATRAAAEAANEGFDYVIAAGGDGTVSEVVNGLASASRRPVLGIIPAGTSNDLAKSLNIPRDIKAACKQIVKFQTVPLDIGEADGRYFVNIAGCGRLTEITYEVPSKLKTMLGQLAYYVKGLEKLPMLRPIHIEVEARNFAYSGKAMLCLIANSNTVGGFEKLAPKARLDDGLLDVIIVKQVSLPHLIRLATAALRGEHIASDRVVYYQTDCLRVHSVDHVDLNFDGEYGGPLPRTFKACKHHLKVLI
- the gatB gene encoding Asp-tRNA(Asn)/Glu-tRNA(Gln) amidotransferase subunit GatB; this encodes MLFETVIGLEVHVEMATRSKIFCGCSTEFGAPPNTNVCPICLGHPGVLPVLNQKALELAIKAAMALNCEIAEESKFDRKNYFYPDLPKAYQISQYDKPIGQNGYIDIEVNGETKRIGITRVHLEEDAGKSNHAPDGTHTLVDFNRVGVPLIEIVSEPDIRSPEEARAYLEKLKAIMQYCEISDCKMEEGSLRCDANISLRPKGSTVFGTKTELKNMNSFRNVQRGLEYEQERQAKILLSGGQVVQETRRWDDVKNETTVMRSKEEAHDYRYFPEPDLVKVIIDDEMKKRIRATIPELPTERKNRYIREFGLPAYDAEVLTASKAVADFFEATLQHTNQAKAVSNWIMGELLGHLNAAGMEIHDSKIKPEHLGKLINAIEKGTISTKIAKTVFEEMFNTGNDPETIIEEKGLVQISDVGEITRIVDEVIAANPKSVEDFKNGKERALGALVGQVMKATKGKANPQMVNTIIRERIQ